A single window of Labrus mixtus chromosome 23, fLabMix1.1, whole genome shotgun sequence DNA harbors:
- the otud4 gene encoding OTU domain-containing protein 4 has translation MDGVTTSEERGAEKQMDDYLKSLGLHRKKIAKDGSCLFRAVAEQVLHCQSLHAEVRAKCVDFLKQNRSTYEAFIEGDFVDYLCKLQDPQQWVGEVEIHALAIMYQRDFQIFQDPGKPAVNITDHNFKDKVRLCFLNGNHYDSVYPVSHVKNAALCQSILYELLYDDVFKVERGALSVCQRVGRPHDLLIDDNMAACGSSDESDNGDPLWIENGTNTTAPRHNNRGRGRGRLLSERVRRSLNPTLFRNIEYDVWHKTKRAQQKLDYCIAAGMQFTAGDRCQVRLEGSGRNYNATVKEVPADNGLVTVFIEELGKKQVPLWSLRPPSDENSWSTVVNRDKRLSNGQGDWEERSKGRGRGKNVPASSSVPAPAPGPSGRVQKQHSWPPQTTVEEQGATKSTRKSVSVVESAFGLTEEQRLAKEEEKMNVALVEIQLRDEQSFPALGGGSQGDGGRKKGGEKKKSQRNKTKSPVEDVRAPSPSAGERPKSSTPPLTTPASSSANTPTNPISTKPPPAAPAAPSADSDSAPTSLSSHKASAPKTNPPTVAPAPPDAPSSSSTSPPLPPPAVPSSASLFSFITPILPPASSPSPSSQPPSSSPSSQPPNSSPSPPPSSSLPPPTFIAPIAPSPAAAQSFLHPSSLTRSSPPLTALPHSPSPPPLSSSSSSSSLLRQAAQVDEAPPAPTPSSLPNPGGAQTPQNQSPPQVPLPQNQTLMTTSCPSHLQHPPQSQPEVTQVPQTPLQQTQYLPQSQPDEVQSQSSYPLPSQASDPVSHPPPHLQLPHPSLSLSSSLSHPSMQPQTQTEAAPPPPPPPAQPLPESPPHPQQSHPPHPSQSHLAHPPHLTSIQGAVPLQQLSQLYQDPLYPGFPQGEKGQPAQPPLMSCSRSGDDLPQDVNILRFFFNLGLKAYSMPMLPPYVYLLPLQQTHTMHPRITSRSPSPHYPPSNPPPRPQEPYPHPQYPPTSASMPPQYDHQAPPTEPPHHSDPSYNQSGYPMSQPPTHRMPQQWLQQQMPPPRNPNFPVGYPTPNPHYAVPPTISQVYHPGQSPGHPLYPSSVSSYPPSSLGYQPSSAPEELQVNQGAMEQHRPSNGNIMPGQRPVQGHGLLGSPPAANMANANNITVMVPGFAHKKEQGERVTRAVMLGELPVNNPMLASNPGDVPVSMTTMKPSSTPGHPVPYEFFSATATPTNNNNNSSPSYGYRNYPKPLNPTNNAYVPLGAPEHGQVDYLANVTMAEGSSVGCSTEDDWDEQAGFKQMNYRGPRRYQRGGGGGRGRGSHDPGRGANRRRYGPDGGAGFGYVQFNSSHRGRGRERGY, from the exons ATGGACGGCGTGACGACCAGCGAGGAGAGGGGGGCCGAGAAACAAATGGACGACTACCTGAAATCACTCGGCCTTCATCGGAAGAAGATCGCCAAAGACGGCTCGTGCTTGTTTCGAGCTGTCGCCGAGCAG gtgCTGCACTGTCAAAGCCTTCACGCTGAAGTCAGAGCCAAATGTGTTGACTTCCTGAAGCAGAACAGATCGACCTACGAGGCT tttattgAAGGCGACTTCGTGGATTACCTGTGCAAGCTTCAGGACCCGCAG cagtggGTTGGCGAGGTGGAGATCCACGCTCTCGCCATCATGTACCA gagggaTTTTCAGATCTTCCAGGATCCCGGTAAACCAGCCGTTAACATCACAGACCACAACTTCAAAGACAAG gtgCGGTTGTGTTTCCTGAACGGGAATCACTACGACAGCGTTTATCCCGTCAGCCACGTCAAGAACGCCGCTCTCTGCCAGT ccatCCTGTACGAGCTGCTCTACGACGATGTGTTCAAAGTCGAGCGCGGTGCTCTGAGCGTGTGTCAGCGGGTCGGGAGACCTCACGACCTCCTCATCGACGACAACATGGCCGCCTGCGGCAGCAGCGACGAGTCGGACAACGGCGACCCGCTGTg GATCGAAAATGGAACAAACACGACGGCCCCAAGACACAACAAcagg GGTCGGGGGCGGGGCCGGCTCCTGTCTGAGAGGGTGAGGCGTTCACTGAACCCGACTCTGTTCAGGAACATCGAGTACGACGTCTGGCACAAAACGAAGAGAG ctCAGCAGAAGTTGGATTATTGTATCGCTGCAGGGATGCAGTTTACTGCAGGAGACCGCTGCcag gtccgTCTTGAAGGGAGTGGGCGGAACTACAATGCGACTGTCAAGGAGGTTCCTGCTGACAACGGCTTAGTGACAGTTTTTATCGAGGAACTGGGCAAGAA acagGTTCCTCTGTGGAGTCTGCGTCCTCCCTCTGATGAGAACAGCTGGAGCACTGTGGTGAACCGAGACAAGAGACTCAGCAACGGACAAggag aTTGGGAGGAGAGGAGTAAGGGCAGAGGACGGGGGAAGAATGTCCCCGCGTCCTCCTCTGTCCCGGCTCCGGCGCCGGGCCCCTCTGGGCGCGTGCAGAAGCAGCACTCATGGCCCCCGCAGACCACCGTAGAGGAGCAGGGCGCCACCAAATCCACCAG aaagtcGGTGAGCGTGGTGGAGTCGGCGTTCGGTCTGACGGAGGAGCAGCGTTTGgccaaagaggaggagaagatgaacGTGGCGTTGGTGGAGATCCAGCTGAGAGACGAGCAGAGCTTCCCCGCTCTCGGG GGCGGGAGTCAGGGTGAcggagggaggaagaaaggaggagagaaaaagaaatctcAGAGGAACAAAACG aagaGTCCAGTTGAAGACGTCAGAGCTCcgtcgccctctgctggagagaGACCAAAGTCCTCCACCCCGCCTCTCACtactcctgcttcttcttctgcaaatACACCCACCAACCCCATCTCCACCaaacctcctcctgctgctcctgctgctccgtCTGCAGACTCTGACTCCGCCCCCACCTCCCTGAGCTCGCACAAAGCTTCGGCGCCCAAAACGAACCCGCCCACCGTGGCTCCTGCACCTCCAGacgctccctcctcctcctccacttctcctcctcttcctcctcctgctgtcccctcctccgcctctctcttctccttcatcaCCCCCATCCTCCCCCccgcctcctccccctccccctcctctcaaCCCCctagctcctccccctcctctcaaccccctaactcctccccctctcctcctccgtcttcttctctgcctcctcccaCTTTCATTGCACCCATCGCTCCCTCTCCCGCCGCCGCTCAGAgcttcctccatccctcctctctcacccgctcctccccccccctcaccgCTCTCCCTCACTCCCCCAGTCCTCccccgctctcctcctcctcctcctcttcctctcttctccgtCAGGCCGCTCAAGTCGACGAGGCTCCTCCGGCGCCGACTCCGA gTTCTTTACCAAACCCTGGAGGAGCCCAGACCCCCCAGAACCAGAGTCCACCTCAGGTCCCTCTGCCCCAAAACCAGACCCTGATGACCACTTCCTGTCCCTCCCACCTCCAGCACCCACCACAGTCCCAACCTGAAGTCACCCAGGTACCCCAGACCCCCCTCCAGCAGACCCAGTACCTCCCCCAATCCCAGCCGGACGAGGTCCAGTCCCAGTCGTCttaccccctcccctcccaggCCTCAGATCCGGTCTCCCACCCTCCCCCTCATTTACAGCTTcctcacccctccctctccctttcttccTCCCTGTCTCACCCCTCCATGCAACCCCAGACTCAAACAGAagccgccccccctcctcctcctcctcccgcccAGCCTTTACCAGAGTCTCCCCCCCACCCTCAGCAGTCACATCCCCCTCACCCCTCCCAGTCACACCTCGCTCACCCGCCTCACCTGACGTCCATCCAAGGGGCCGTCCCCCTGCAGCAGCTGTCCCAGCTCTACCAGGACCCCCTGTACCCCGGGTTCCCTCAGGGGGAGAAGGGCCAGCCCGCTCAGCCCCCCCTCATGTCCTGCAGCAGATCGGGGGACGACCTGCCGCAAG ATGTCAACATCTTGAGGTTTTTCTTCAACTTGGGTCTCAAG GCTTACTCCATGCCCATGTTACCACCTTACGTCTACCTCCTGCCCCTCCAACAAACCCACACCATGCACCCCAGGATCACCTCACGCTCTCCCAGCCCCCACTACCCTCCCTCCAACCCTCCGCCGAGGCCACAGGAGCCGTACCCTCACCCTCAGTACCCTCCCACATCAGCATCGATGCCTCCTCAGTACGACCACCAGGCTCCGCCCACAGAGCCCCCCCACCATAGCGACCCCTCCTACAACCAGTCGGGATACCCCATGTCACAGCCTCCGACCCACAGGATGCCCCAGCAGTGGTTACAGCAGCAGATGCCTCCACCCAGGAACCCCAACTTTCCAGTCGGGTATCCCACCCCGAACCCACATTATGCAGTCCCACCCACCATTTCTCAGGTGTACCACCCAGGTCAGAGCCCGGGACACCCGCTGTACCCTTCTAGCGTGTCCTCTTACCCCCCTTCTTCCCTGGGATACCAGCCCTCCTCTGCGCCTGAGGAGCTCCAGGTGAACCAGGGGGCAATGGAGCAGCATCGTCCCTCCAATGGGAACATCATGCCCGGGCAGCGGCCTGTCCAAGGTCATGGTCTTCTAGGGAGTCCTCCTGCTGCTAACATGGCTAACGCTAACAACATAACAGTGATGGTTCCTGGTTTTG CCCACAAGAAGgagcaaggagagagagtgaccaGAGCAGTGATGCTGGGCGAGCTGCCTGTCAACAATCCCATG cTGGCTTCAAACCCAGGTGATGTCCCTGTCTCCATGACCACCATGAAGCCCAGCAGCACACCTGGCCATCCAGTGCCCTACGAATTCTTCTCTGCGACAGCCACgcccaccaacaacaacaacaacagcagcccCTCTTATGGTTACCGCAACTACCCAAAGCCCCTTAATCCCACCAACAACGCGTACGTCCCACTGGGAGCCCCAGAGCACGGCCAGGTGGACTACCTGGCTAACGTCACCATGGCAGAGGGTTCGTCTGTCGGATGCAGCACGGAGGACGACTGGGACGAGCAGGCCGGATTCAAACAGATGAACTACAGAGGGCCGAGGAGGTAccaaagaggagggggaggggggagggggaggggaagcCATGATCCAGGGAGAGGGGCAAACAGGAGGAGGTATGGGCCAGATGGAGGGGCGGGGTTTGGCTATGTCCAGTTTAACTCCTCCCACAGGGGAAGGGGCCGTGAGAGAGGTTACTAG